A region from the Neurospora crassa OR74A linkage group V, whole genome shotgun sequence genome encodes:
- a CDS encoding cupin domain-containing protein, translating into MASSSSASGSDSYNTTNNLLFPPPPPSVVITAPQTLPDASLEPSSIQSIIASLSLTAFVEGGYMAETDRNPLKIPSPFPLYPATTFSCSDPNRGSSTDNFDPSSYYRPGFDPKLRNASTTIYYLLTGANGGGGGSPKGYLHRNRGRIIHTLHRGRGRYVILHADEKPCRVESFVVGKNVEKGERVQWIVEGGKYKGTFVLPLEDDEDGGKGDGDEEMVFISETTVPGWEVFDHDFLDRKGLEMLMEGDEEKIRQLEWLVKEKQ; encoded by the coding sequence ATGGCCAgctcctcttccgcctccGGCTCCGACTCCTACAACACCACGAACAacctcctctttcccccacctccgccctccgtcgtcatcaccgCCCCCCAAACCCTCCCCGACGCCTCTCTCGAGCCATCCTCAATCCAATCCATCATCGCCAGCCTCTCCCTTACCGCCTTCGTCGAAGGCGGCTACATGGCCGAAACCGATCGGAACCCGCTCAAGATaccctctccttttcctctgtATCCTGCCACCACCTTTTCTTGCTCCGATCCTAACCGGGGTTCTTCAACGGATAATTTTGATCCAAGCTCCTACTACCGCCCTGGTTTTGACCCAAAGCTGAGGAATGCTTCAACAACCATTTACTACCTCCTAACTGGAGCCAAtggtgggggtggtggatCGCCAAAGGGATACCTACACCGGAACAGGGGACGGATCATTCACACGCTGCATCGCGGAAGGGGCAGGTACGTGATCTTGCACGCGGATGAAAAGCCGTGTAGGGTGGAAAGTTTTGTGGTGGGGAAGAATGTGGAAAAGGGTGAGAGGGTGCAGTGGATAGTGGAGGGGGGAAAGTATAAGGGGACTTTTGTTTTGCCTCtagaggatgatgaggatggaggCAAAGGGGATGGGGACGAGGAGATGGTTTTTATTTCGGAGACGACGGTGCCGGGATGGGAGGTCTTTGATCATGATTTTTTGGATCGAAAGGGGTTGGAGATGTTGATGGAGGGGGATGAGGAGAAGATTAGGCAGCTGGAGTGGCTGGTTAAGGAGAAGCAGTGA